One genomic window of Comamonas antarctica includes the following:
- a CDS encoding Fur family transcriptional regulator — MPPATHPPTPALTRHQSLVLGALAREDAPASAYALLSHLQGEGLRAPQQVYRALDKLIEYGLVHRVETMNAFVACAHPHAHAQGLVVFAICDQCGHVDEFSDSAIEQRLQGWSRSAGFRMKESTVELHGDCARCQAAGSREAPAVAAMPAAPAAKPARRARKAPGAGPA, encoded by the coding sequence ATGCCGCCAGCCACCCACCCGCCCACTCCTGCGTTGACCCGGCACCAGAGCCTGGTGCTCGGTGCGCTGGCGCGCGAGGACGCGCCGGCCAGCGCCTATGCGCTGCTGTCGCACCTGCAGGGCGAGGGCCTGCGCGCGCCGCAGCAGGTCTACCGCGCACTGGACAAGCTGATCGAGTATGGGCTGGTGCACCGCGTCGAGACCATGAATGCGTTTGTCGCCTGCGCCCATCCGCATGCGCACGCGCAGGGGCTGGTGGTGTTTGCAATCTGCGACCAGTGCGGCCATGTCGACGAATTCTCCGACAGCGCCATCGAGCAGCGCCTGCAGGGCTGGTCGAGAAGCGCAGGCTTTCGGATGAAGGAGTCCACCGTCGAGCTGCATGGTGACTGCGCGCGTTGCCAGGCAGCCGGCAGTCGCGAAGCGCCCGCCGTGGCCGCCATGCCCGCCGCGCCGGCCGCGAAACCCGCGCGCCGCGCGCGCAAGGCGCCCGGCGCCGGGCCAGCGTAG
- a CDS encoding SDR family NAD(P)-dependent oxidoreductase has product MTTASPRIALITGASRGLGRSAALHLAAQGVQLILTYKDNAAAAHELVAQIAAQGSRAVALRLDVGGSQGFAAFAGQVRRALADTWQRERFDYLVNNAGMGFTAAVAETTEAQFDLLADVHLKGPFFLTQQLLPLIADGGRIVNTSSGLARFSFPGYAAYAMMKGGIEVLTRYLAKELGPRGITVNTIAPGAIETDFGGGTVRDNAQVNAHLRGLTALGRVGLPDDIGGAVAALLSDGNRWITGQRIEVSGGMML; this is encoded by the coding sequence ATGACCACCGCTTCTCCCCGCATTGCCTTGATCACCGGCGCCAGCCGCGGACTGGGCCGCAGCGCCGCGCTGCATCTGGCCGCACAAGGCGTGCAGCTGATCCTCACCTACAAAGACAACGCCGCCGCGGCGCACGAACTGGTCGCGCAGATCGCGGCCCAGGGCAGCCGCGCCGTGGCGCTGCGCCTCGATGTCGGCGGCAGCCAGGGCTTTGCGGCGTTTGCCGGCCAGGTGCGGCGCGCCCTTGCCGACACCTGGCAGCGCGAACGCTTCGACTATCTGGTGAACAACGCGGGCATGGGCTTCACGGCAGCGGTTGCCGAGACCACCGAGGCGCAGTTCGATCTGCTGGCCGATGTCCATCTCAAGGGCCCGTTCTTCCTGACGCAGCAACTGCTGCCCTTGATCGCCGACGGCGGGCGCATCGTCAATACCTCGTCAGGGCTGGCGCGTTTCAGCTTTCCGGGCTACGCCGCCTACGCCATGATGAAGGGCGGCATCGAGGTGCTGACGCGCTATCTGGCCAAGGAGCTCGGGCCGCGCGGCATCACGGTGAACACCATCGCGCCGGGCGCGATTGAAACCGACTTCGGCGGCGGCACGGTGCGCGACAACGCGCAGGTGAATGCGCACCTGCGCGGCCTCACGGCGCTGGGCCGCGTCGGCCTGCCCGACGATATCGGCGGCGCCGTCGCCGCGCTGCTGTCCGACGGCAACCGCTGGATCACGGGCCAGCGCATCGAGGTCTCGGGCGGCATGATGCTCTGA
- a CDS encoding LysR substrate-binding domain-containing protein, giving the protein MDLHALRIFCRVAALGSFTQAAQQLGLTKSRVSAAVQRLEVQLGTRLLQRTTRQVRLTSDGQQFLARCEALLADAEQLQAMFQPAANGLRGRLRIDLPHALARDLIIPRLPEFLAAHPLLQIGISTSDQRVDPVQDGFDCVLRIGTLASTELIARPLGAMAMCNLASPAYLAAHGTPRCLADLDRHSLVHYAGTLGLQGAGWEYRDGAQNRVHPMRCSLVVNGTDAYQAACLAGLGLIQAPLRGAQHLLDQGRLVAVLPEFTPAPMPVALLYPHRRQLAPRVAACLNWMAGVLAPQLDASP; this is encoded by the coding sequence ATGGATCTCCACGCGTTACGCATCTTCTGCCGCGTTGCCGCGCTGGGCAGCTTCACCCAGGCCGCGCAGCAGTTGGGCCTGACCAAAAGCCGCGTATCGGCGGCCGTGCAGCGGCTCGAAGTGCAGCTGGGCACGCGCCTGCTGCAGCGCACCACGCGCCAGGTGCGGCTGACCAGCGATGGCCAGCAGTTTCTCGCGCGCTGCGAGGCGCTGCTCGCCGATGCCGAGCAGCTGCAAGCCATGTTCCAGCCCGCGGCCAACGGCCTGCGCGGGCGGCTGCGCATCGATCTGCCGCATGCGCTGGCGCGCGACCTGATCATTCCGCGCCTGCCGGAATTCCTCGCCGCCCATCCGCTGCTGCAGATCGGCATCAGCACCAGCGACCAGCGCGTGGATCCGGTGCAAGACGGCTTCGACTGCGTGCTGCGCATCGGCACGCTGGCCAGCACCGAGCTGATCGCGCGGCCGCTGGGTGCGATGGCAATGTGCAATCTCGCCAGCCCGGCCTATCTTGCCGCGCACGGCACGCCGCGCTGCCTCGCCGATCTCGACCGGCATAGTCTGGTCCACTATGCGGGCACGCTGGGACTGCAGGGCGCGGGCTGGGAGTACCGCGACGGCGCGCAGAACCGGGTGCACCCCATGCGCTGCAGCCTGGTGGTCAATGGCACGGATGCGTACCAGGCGGCCTGCCTGGCCGGGCTGGGCCTGATCCAGGCGCCGCTGCGCGGTGCGCAGCATCTGCTCGACCAGGGACGGCTGGTCGCGGTGCTGCCCGAGTTCACGCCCGCGCCGATGCCGGTGGCGCTGCTCTATCCGCACCGCCGGCAGCTCGCGCCGCGCGTGGCGGCCTGCCTGAACTGGATGGCCGGGGTGCTCGCGCCGCAGCTCGATGCCAGCCCATGA